A window from Theobroma cacao cultivar B97-61/B2 chromosome 3, Criollo_cocoa_genome_V2, whole genome shotgun sequence encodes these proteins:
- the LOC18603839 gene encoding alpha-mannosidase I MNS5, translating into MFLPRNYGPWLLLFLLISPTLFSPSMSHLDSRWAAKKRHMREKVREMFYHAYENYMTHAFPHDELKPLTKSFTDSLSELGNLKLEHLPQDYNGSALTLIESLSSLVIMGNNTEFERAVIWLSENLTFNIDARINLFECNIRVLGGLISAHILATDSTNRLVHGSYKNQLLNLAEDLGRRFLPAFDTPTGLPYAWINLKYGVMENETTETSTSGCGSLILEMGALSRLTGDPRYESAALRALRKLWSMRSSLNLLGTTLDVITGEWIEYSSGIGAGVDSFYEYLCKAYILFGKEDYWRMFHSAYLAVQKYFRHGSWYHEADMRTGKATYWQLTSLQAFWPGLQVLVGDIGAANSSHREFVYVWEKFGVLPERYLLDHQMLHPTEKYYPLRPELAESTFYLYQATKDPWYIQVGESIVNSLNSYTKVEGGFASVRDVTTMQLEDHQHSFFLAETCKYLYLLFDDSFLVDRNYIFTTEGHPLPILSSWHERLPETYIPTNWTYAKSEQPTRPASAMSLQVCPATALRSGYAVQQIESACHVPDSRGDHRCFSDEECGVDSTNCRRRSCSMAGYCGLWI; encoded by the exons ATGTTTTTACCTCGCAATTATGGGCCTTGGCTTCTCTTGTTCCTCCTTATTTCTCCTACCTTGTTTTCTCCTTCCATGTCTCACCTTGATTCCCGTTGGGCAGCTAAGAAGAGACACATGAGAGAGAAAGTTAGAGAGAT GTTCTATCATGCATATGAAAACTACATGACACATGCGTTCCCG CATGACGAGCTGAAGCCACTTACTAAAAGCTTCACTGACTCTCTTAGCGAGCTAGGAAATTTGAAG CTTGAACACTTACCGCAAGACTATAATGGATCTGCCCTTACTCTTATTGAATCATTGTCCAG CCTGGTTATCATGGGTAATAACACAGAATTTGAGCGGGCAGTTATTTGGCTATCTGAAAATCTGACTTTCAATATTGATGCGAGGATAAATCTTTTTGAG TGCAACATAAGAGTTCTTGGAGGACTTATTTCTGCTCATATTCTTGCAACTGATTCTACAAACAGGTTGGTTCACGGATCTTACAAGAACCAGCTGCTTAATCTTGCTGAAGATTTGGGGCGGCGCTTTTTACCTGCTTTTGATACACCCACAGGGTTACCATATGCCTGGATTAACTTAAAG TATGGAGTAATGGAAAATGAGACTACGGAAACGAGCACTTCAGGGTGTG GTTCTCTGATTCTTGAAATGGGAGCATTATCACGATTAACTGGTGACCCCAGATACGAATCTGCAGCTTTACGTGCTCTACGTAAATTATGGAGCATGCGTAGTTCCTTAAATCTACTAGGAACAACACTGGATGTGATAACTGGGGAATGGATTGAATATTCATCTGGCATTGGTGCTG GGGTTGATTCATTCTATGAGTACCTATGCAAGGCTTATATTCTTTTCGGAAAGGAGGACTACTGGAGAATGTTTCATTCTGCTTATCTTGCAGTACAGAAGTATTTCAGACATGGTTCATG GTACCATGAAGCTGATATGAGGACAGGAAAAGCAACATATTGGCAGCTTACAAGCCTTCAAGCCTTTTGGCCTGGTTTACAG GTTCTTGTGGGGGATATTGGAGCTGCTAATTCATCACACCGTGAGTTTGTTTATGTCTGGGAGAAATTTGGAGTTCTACCGGAAAG GTACTTGCTGGACCATCAGATGTTGCATCCTACTGAAAAGTATTATCCTCTGCGGCCAGAGTTGGCAGAGTCCACATTTTACCTATATCAAGCAACTAAAG ACCCATGGTACATACAAGTTGGTGAATCAATTGTTAACTCTCTTAATTCATACACCAAAGTGGAAGGAGGATTTGCAAGTGTTAGAGATGTGACAACCATGCAGTTGGAAGATCATCAGCATAGCTTCTTTCTTGCTGAAAC GTGCAAGTATTTGTATCTTCTCTTTGATGATTCTTTTTTGGTTGATCGGAATTATATTTTCACAACTGAGGGTCATCCTCTTCCGATATTAAGTTCTTGGCATGAGAGGCTTCCAGAGACATACATCCCTACCAACTGGACATATGCAAAG AGTGAACAGCCAACAAGACCAGCGAGTGCAATGTCTCTGCAAGTCTGTCCTGCAACAGCTTTGAGGTCAGGATATGCTGTCCAACAGATTGAGAGTGCATGCCACGTCCCTGATTCTCGTGGGGACCATAGGTGTTTCAG
- the LOC108661396 gene encoding uncharacterized protein LOC108661396, giving the protein MMGKEQLRLFGFELSFHEGDENWPGRSEEVKDSGKSLENILSKAGKTVKEKSVTRKLEKRKYECQFCLKKFTNSQALGGHQNAHKSERLKKRRMQLQPKSTNLSFVDEPPHDYSGVTQHCSLPSSNSRPPCVPEYTLFKEFLINFKTTLDQNQNLYCSLADFCHSIPLPSHHDHFEEGTCGRHIVIKPSPSYISKDCESLYTRLGLAPPAIHSSSRNGNMVELGKCKEG; this is encoded by the exons ATG ATGGGCAAGGAACAGTTGAGGTTATTTGGGTTTGAGCTGAGTTTTCATGAAGGTGATGAAAATTGGCCAGGGAGATCTGAAGAAGTGAAAGATTCAGGAAAGTCATTAGAGAACATTTTGTCTAAGGCGGGGAAAACTGTTAAAGAGAAAAGCGTGACTAGGAAACTAGAGAAGAGAAAGTATGAATGTCAGTTTTGCCTCAAGAAGTTTACAAACTCACAGGCTCTTGGGGGACACCAAAATGCCCATAAGTCTGAGAGGCTAAAGAAGAGAAGAATGCAGCTTCAGCCAAAGAGCACAAACTTGAGCTTTGTGGATGAACCTCCCCACGATTACAGCGGTGTCACGCAGCATTGTTCTCTTCCATCTTCCAATTCCCGGCCTCCTTGTGTACCCGAGTACACACTGTTCAAGGAGTTTCTAATTAACTTCAAGACTACTCTTGATCAGAATCAAAATTTATACTGCAGCCTGGCTGACTTCTGTCATTCTATTCCTTTGCCTTCTCATCATGACCATTTTGAGGAAGGCACTTGCGGCAGGCACATTGTCATCAAGCCGTCTCCATCTTATATTTCAAAGGATTGTGAGAGTCTGTATACTCGGTTAGGACTTGCTCCACCAGCTATCCACAGCTCCTCCAGAAATGGGAACATGGTAGAGTTGGGAAAATGTAAAGAAGGCTAA
- the LOC18603838 gene encoding peroxidase 31: protein MAFPSFLFLIPLFLLLSIPFSESKLSTDYYKNSCPNLESIIRETVTNKQISNPTTAAATLRLFFHDCMVGGCDASVLISSNSFNKAERDADINLSLPGDAFDVIVRAKTAIELSCPGIVSCADILALATRNVINMVGGPFYAVRLGRKDSLLSTISSVEGNLPRANTTMDEIIRMFESKKFTVQEMVALNGAHTIGFSHCKEFAYRLYNYKKNTPTDPGYHPKYAAALKKVCENYTKDTAMSAFNDAMTPSKFDNMYYQNLLRGLGLLESDNALLKDPRTRPFAQLYATNQTAFFNDFARAMEKLSRYGIKTGRKGEVRRKCDAFNSIQT from the coding sequence ATGgcttttccttcctttctcttcCTCATTCCCCTCTTCCTCCTCCTCTCCATCCCTTTCTCAGAATCCAAGCTCTCCACTGACTATTACAAAAACTCATGCCCTAACTTGGAAAGCATCATTCGAGAAACAGTCACCAACAAGCAGATCAGCAACCCCACCACGGCCGCAGCCACCCTCCGTCTCTTCTTCCACGACTGCATGGTAGGAGGCTGTGACGCTTCAGTCCTTATCTCCTCCAATTCCTTCAACAAGGCCGAACGTGACGCAGACATCAACCTGTCTCTTCCAGGGGATGCTTTTGATGTCATCGTCCGTGCAAAGACTGCTATCGAGCTCTCTTGCCCTGGCATTGTCTCATGCGCTGACATCCTCGCCCTTGCTACACGCAACGTCATCAACATGGTTGGTGGACCCTTCTACGCCGTTAGGCTTGGCCGCAAAGACAGCCTGCTGTCTACGATCTCCAGCGTCGAAGGCAACCTCCCGAGAGCTAACACGACCATGGATGAAATCATCAGGATGTTTGAATCCAAGAAATTCACAGTTCAAGAGATGGTTGCCCTTAATGGTGCGCACACCATTGGGTTCTCTCACTGCAAAGAGTTTGCATACAGGCTTTAcaactacaaaaaaaataccCCAACTGACCCTGGTTATCATCCAAAGTATGCTGCGGCTCTAAAGAAAGTGTGTGAAAATTATACCAAGGATACTGCAATGTCAGCTTTCAATGACGCCATGACTCCCTCAAAGTTTGATAACATGTATTACCAGAACTTACTGAGGGGGCTGGGGCTGTTGGAATCAGATAATGCGCTACTGAAAGACCCCAGGACGAGGCCTTTTGCGCAATTGTATGCTACAAACCAGACTGcatttttcaatgatttcgCTCGAGCAATGGAGAAGCTCAGCAGGTATGGGATTAAGACTGGGAGGAAAGGAGAGGTGAGGCGCAAATGTGATGCCTTTAACTCTATTCAGacatag